The following proteins come from a genomic window of Maribacter sp. HTCC2170:
- a CDS encoding SIS domain-containing protein, with translation MNNSETILNLAKKTIETESQAIGNLASLLDGNFSKTVESILNSKGRVVITGIGKSAIIATKIVATLNSTGTPAIFMHAGDAIHGDLGTIQEDDVVICISKSGNTPEIKMLVPLIKRGSNILIGMTGNISSFLAQQAHFNLNTFVEKEACPNNLAPTTSTSAQLVMGDALAICLLELKGFSSKDFAKYHPGGALGKRLYLTVDDIVQINAKPQVSLDTDVRKVIVEISEKMLGVSAVIHENKIVGVVTDGDIRRMLNKYDSINGLTAKDIMTSNPKTVDVSKLAVVALELMQDKGISQLLAVKDDEYKGVVHLHNLINEGIL, from the coding sequence TTGAACAATTCCGAAACGATTCTTAATCTAGCCAAAAAAACTATAGAGACCGAAAGTCAAGCTATTGGCAATCTGGCAAGTTTACTTGATGGCAATTTCTCCAAAACGGTGGAAAGTATATTAAATTCAAAAGGTAGGGTTGTCATAACCGGAATTGGTAAAAGTGCAATTATTGCAACCAAGATTGTAGCGACTTTGAATTCAACAGGCACACCTGCGATTTTCATGCATGCTGGTGATGCCATTCACGGAGATTTAGGAACCATACAAGAAGATGATGTGGTCATTTGTATTTCCAAAAGTGGTAATACACCCGAAATAAAAATGTTGGTCCCCTTAATTAAAAGAGGGAGTAATATATTGATTGGAATGACGGGTAATATAAGTTCATTTTTAGCACAACAAGCTCATTTTAATTTAAACACCTTTGTTGAAAAAGAGGCCTGTCCAAACAATCTAGCTCCGACCACCAGTACCAGCGCACAATTGGTAATGGGTGACGCATTGGCCATTTGTTTGTTAGAACTAAAAGGATTCAGTAGTAAAGATTTTGCAAAATATCACCCTGGAGGTGCTCTTGGCAAACGCCTCTACCTTACGGTTGATGACATTGTACAAATCAACGCTAAGCCACAAGTTAGTCTGGACACCGACGTTCGAAAAGTCATCGTTGAGATTTCTGAAAAAATGTTGGGTGTTTCTGCCGTTATACATGAAAATAAAATTGTTGGAGTGGTCACCGACGGAGATATTCGCCGTATGTTGAATAAGTATGACAGTATAAATGGATTGACGGCAAAAGACATCATGACTTCAAACCCAAAAACTGTTGATGTTAGCAAACTTGCCGTTGTGGCACTTGAATTAATGCAGGATAAAGGAATTTCACAACTACTGGCCGTTAAGGATGACGAATATAAGGGTGTGGTACATTTACATAATCTAATAAACGAGGGCATATTATAA
- the tatC gene encoding twin-arginine translocase subunit TatC produces MAKKKNTKPHNEMSFLDHLEELRWHLIRSVFVVVIIGCIAFVMREFIFDTILFGPKKMDFPTYRFFCKAATFLGFDSAFCADKLPFTIQSRLMAGQFSAHIWTSIWAGFIIGFPYVLYEMWKFISPGLYEKERKNSRGFILIASFLFFLGVLFGYYVVAPLSINFLGTYQVSAEVTNEFDLASYVATVRSAVIACGVLFELPIIIFFLTKVGLITPEIMKKYRKIALVIVLILSAVITPPDVASQIIVAVPVLILYQISIYISKMVLKREAKKEAKLKKG; encoded by the coding sequence ATGGCGAAAAAGAAGAATACGAAGCCTCATAACGAAATGTCGTTTTTGGATCATTTGGAAGAACTCCGCTGGCATTTAATACGCTCAGTTTTTGTTGTTGTTATAATAGGGTGTATTGCTTTTGTCATGCGCGAATTCATTTTCGACACGATATTATTTGGCCCTAAGAAAATGGATTTCCCTACTTATCGCTTTTTTTGCAAAGCTGCCACCTTTTTGGGTTTTGATTCTGCTTTCTGCGCCGACAAACTACCATTTACAATACAAAGTCGTCTAATGGCTGGGCAATTCTCTGCCCATATTTGGACCTCGATTTGGGCAGGATTCATCATAGGTTTTCCATATGTATTATATGAGATGTGGAAATTTATTAGTCCAGGACTGTATGAAAAAGAGCGAAAAAATTCGAGAGGTTTTATTCTTATTGCATCCTTTCTTTTCTTTTTAGGTGTCTTGTTCGGTTACTATGTTGTTGCGCCATTGTCCATAAACTTTTTAGGGACCTATCAAGTCAGTGCAGAGGTTACGAATGAATTCGATTTGGCTTCTTACGTGGCCACTGTTAGGTCTGCTGTTATCGCTTGTGGAGTTTTGTTTGAACTACCTATAATAATATTCTTCTTGACAAAAGTCGGATTGATTACTCCCGAAATAATGAAAAAGTATCGTAAGATTGCTCTTGTCATTGTTCTGATTTTATCAGCGGTAATTACTCCTCCAGATGTGGCAAGTCAGATAATCGTTGCAGTACCGGTATTAATTCTTTACCAAATAAGTATTTACATTTCTAAAATGGTGCTAAAACGTGAAGCCAAAAAAGAGGCTAAACTTAAAAAAGGTTAA
- the lptB gene encoding LPS export ABC transporter ATP-binding protein yields the protein MKLRAENIMKAYRGRQVVKGISLEVNQGEIVGLLGPNGAGKTTSFYMIVGLIKPNSGNIFLDDMEITKFPMYKRAQNGIGYLAQEASVFRKLSIEKNILSVLQLTNLSKKEQLMKMESLIEEFGLGHIRKNRGDLLSGGERRRTEIARALATDPKFILLDEPFAGVDPVAVEDIQRIVAHLKDKNIGILITDHNVQETLAITERSYLMFEGGILKSGVPEDLAADEMVRKVYLGQNFELRKKKLDF from the coding sequence ATGAAGCTAAGAGCAGAAAACATTATGAAAGCCTATAGAGGGCGCCAAGTAGTGAAGGGCATTTCTTTGGAAGTGAACCAAGGCGAGATTGTAGGGCTATTAGGTCCAAACGGTGCCGGTAAAACTACTTCATTCTACATGATTGTGGGTCTCATAAAACCCAATAGCGGAAATATTTTCTTGGATGATATGGAAATCACAAAATTTCCGATGTATAAACGAGCTCAAAATGGTATTGGTTATTTGGCACAGGAAGCATCGGTTTTCCGGAAACTTAGCATTGAAAAAAATATATTGAGTGTATTGCAATTGACCAACCTAAGTAAGAAAGAGCAGCTCATGAAAATGGAGTCTCTTATCGAGGAATTTGGTTTAGGTCATATTCGAAAAAATAGAGGAGATTTACTTTCAGGTGGTGAACGACGTAGAACTGAGATTGCTCGTGCACTTGCCACTGACCCAAAATTTATTTTACTTGATGAACCCTTTGCTGGTGTGGATCCTGTGGCCGTCGAAGACATTCAGCGTATTGTCGCCCACCTTAAAGACAAAAATATTGGTATTCTCATAACAGACCATAATGTTCAGGAAACATTGGCGATTACCGAACGATCGTACTTAATGTTCGAAGGAGGGATTTTGAAATCTGGTGTACCTGAAGATTTAGCCGCGGATGAAATGGTACGCAAGGTATATCTTGGGCAGAATTTTGAGCTACGTAAGAAGAAGTTGGATTTTTAA
- a CDS encoding CDP-alcohol phosphatidyltransferase family protein, whose protein sequence is MKRHIPNLITLMNLLCGSIAAVFAVLNQLELAAFFVLLGIIFDFFDGLAARLLNVKSDLGLQLDSLADMVTSGLVPGIVMFQLLGMSMTGGWNVDLSSQAANDTFWVGLKVAPLPFFGFLITLASAYRLAKFNIDENQVSSFIGLPTPANALLILSLPLILLYHSNDLLNGIILNQWFLIGVTILSAYLLNSKIELFSLKFKNWSFKENSQRYIFIIVSLVLLMTMKFLAVPAIITFYVLSSLVGTMGVKNN, encoded by the coding sequence ATGAAACGCCATATTCCCAATCTGATTACTTTAATGAATTTGTTATGCGGAAGTATTGCTGCGGTGTTTGCGGTACTTAATCAATTAGAGCTTGCCGCATTTTTCGTTCTTCTTGGAATTATTTTTGATTTTTTTGACGGATTGGCTGCAAGATTGCTCAATGTAAAGAGCGATTTAGGCTTACAATTGGATTCGTTGGCAGATATGGTGACGAGTGGACTTGTTCCTGGAATTGTAATGTTCCAACTATTGGGAATGTCTATGACCGGTGGATGGAATGTGGATTTGTCTTCGCAGGCAGCGAATGATACTTTTTGGGTAGGGCTTAAAGTTGCGCCACTACCATTTTTTGGGTTTTTAATCACTTTAGCCTCGGCATATCGTTTGGCCAAGTTCAACATAGATGAAAATCAAGTCAGTTCTTTCATTGGTTTACCGACACCGGCAAATGCCTTATTGATTCTTTCTTTGCCTTTGATTCTTTTGTATCACAGTAATGATTTGTTGAACGGAATTATTTTGAACCAATGGTTTCTTATTGGGGTAACTATTTTAAGTGCCTATTTATTGAATTCGAAGATTGAGTTGTTTTCTTTGAAATTCAAGAATTGGAGTTTCAAGGAAAACTCTCAACGTTACATTTTTATAATAGTGAGTTTGGTACTTCTTATGACCATGAAGTTCTTGGCAGTGCCTGCGATAATCACTTTTTATGTTTTAAGTTCTTTAGTCGGTACAATGGGAGTGAAAAACAATTGA